Part of the Alteracholeplasma palmae J233 genome, AGTCAATAGATGCTAAACTACCTTTATAAATATTTAGAAAAAGCGCTACAGGTAGAGCAACTTTGAAAACTATTTTATTTCCTATTGTAATAAAATTTTCATTAATAAAATTAATTCTTTTTAAAAAATAGCCAAGTGCAATTAATAGCACTAAAGGCATGACTGCGTTTAACGCAAAAATTATGATATCCATGTTTTCTCCTCGTGTTTATTATGCTGAACCTCGTTTGTCATTCTTAACTATTATAACTTAAATTATAGATTTTATCAACCTGAGTAAAATAAAAGGAGCTGTAAAGAAATGAAGTAATTCACTACTTCAAGAACTTAACAGTTCTTTTTTTCTTATATCTACCGTGAACTATGTGGATAAAATCAAAAAACATCTACTTTTAGGCGTCAAAAAAGAAGATTCTATTAAAATCTTAAGTTTATTGTAGATATCTATTCTGTTATTCTATACTTTTTATTATGATATTTTCTCAAATTATACCCAATCGCTGTTAAATAAAACTCCATTTTAACATTATGAGTTAATCTTCGTCTAAATCTTCTTACTTTAAATGCTTCTTTAATCACTCCAAAGGCACCCTCAACTTGAATTGACCTTTGAACTCTTAATTCAATTCCTAATGGTGATGTAAGATTTTTAATAACCTCTTTTTGGTATGTAAGATTTTCATCATTAATCTCTTTACGCTTACCATTTGGTAATTCATATACATCATTACCTCGATTATTTCTATACAGATACTTTAAAGTATCTCCATTAGGTGTTAAATAATCATTACCTGATTTAGTAAGGTTAAATGGAAAATATGGATCTTTCATTCTTTTTTTGTCATGCGTATCTTTAGCATACATTGCATATTTTTGATAAAGCTCCATATCGTTTAGTTTTAAATAACGATAATTCGTTAATCCACCATATCCAGCATCCGCTACTGGATATTTTGGATAGAAGTCATAACTTTTCTTAAATCCTTCTAAAAAAGGAATCAAAGTTTTATAATCACTACGTTCTTTATAGATATCTAGATGTAGGATATATTCATTTGATACACCAATTTGTATATTATACCCTGGTTTTAATTGACTATTACGCATATGATCTTCTTTCATATGCATAAAAGTCGCGTCTATATCTGTTTTAGCATATGAGTTTCTATCATTACCCATAATCTTTAAATGTCTTTCATACTCTACAAGTTTAGCTAAATATTCTAAGATATGTTCATAATCTCTTTGTAAAGTAGTTTTTCTTTGACCTTTACCATATTTAAACTCTATTAATTCCCTATCTATCTCATTAAGTAGAAAGTCTTTGATGCTATTTAAATTATCAGTGTTATATGTTTCATGTATTGGAAAGAAGATATCTGAGTCTTCATATCTTTTATTTAAGGATTCTATCTGTTTGGTTATTTTTTTATATAACTTATCTCTAAACTTTTCAATAGAACCACGCCATGTAAAACTATATTTATTAGCCACCGATTCTATTTTAGTACCATCTATATATAATTTATCTGTATCAATAGATTCTTTTTTTATTAAGTACTTACTTAGTTCATAAAAGATTTCATCTATTCCTTTAACTAAGTATTTATCCATAAAGGTTTTTATTGTTTGATGACTTGGCATTAATTCATCTGTAAGCCACATGATTCTAATATCATTTTTAGCAGCTTTTGCCATATCTCTTAAAGATTGAATCTTTTCCATTTGACAAAACATGATCAGTTTTAACATTTGAACCGGATTATAACCCATACGACCTCTTGGGTCTTTTGAGCTATTTAAGTATTTTTTTATCTCCAATTTTCTAAATACTTCATCAAATGTACGAACTTCACTATCAAAAGGAATTTTTATGTCTAATTGTAGTGGTAATTTTAACTGTTTTGGGTTAAAATTATGTTGTATATTTTGTTGTGTTTGCATACTATAATTATACCAAAAAACCGCCCTAGGATTCTAGAGCGGCTTTTTTGTTTTATAGACTGTTACTTTTATTTCGTTACAGTCCCTTCTGTTTGATGTCTTACTTTTCTAATTTTAAATGTTTATATTTTTCTACTTCTTCTTTTGGCCAATAAGAGTTTTGTACTTCTCCAATATGTTCTTTATCTAAAAAATACATACACATTCTAGATTGTCCAATTCCACCACCTATTGTATAACAGCTAACTTCATTTAAAATATTCTGATGGTATCTTGATGATAATTCTTTATTTTTGATACTTGCTTGTCTTAAAAGCGATGCTTTATCCACTCTAATTCCCATAGATGAAAGTTCTAAAGCTATATCTAACTTTTCATAGTACACTAATAAATCACCATTTAAGGTCCAATCATCATAGTCATAACTTCTAACATCATGGCTTATGCCACTTTTTAACTTATCTCCTATACCAATAATAAATACTGTTGTTTTTTCTTTAGTTATTTTATATTCTCTTTCTTTAGAAGTTAGATTAGGATATAAATCTTCTAATTCTTGACTTGTAATAAAAAAGATTTCAGAATTAAGTTTTTTCTTAATGTTAAAATTTGTTTCAAGATACTTGCTTGTTTCTAAAAAAGACTGATATATTTTTTTTACGATACTTTTTAAAAATGAAATAGTTCGATCTTTTTTATCAATATGTAGTTCCCAGTCCCATTGATCAACATAAATAGAATGGATGGCATCTATATCATCATCTTTTCTAATGGCATTCATATCAGTATAGAGCCCTTTATATAAAGGTATATTATATAATTCAATCGCATGTCTTTTCCACTTAGCTAATGAATGAATAATCTCTAATTTTTCGCCTGAAACTTCAAATGTCACTGGTTGTTCTAAACCACTTAATTCATCATTTAGTTTATCTTTACTTTTTAAAAAGACGGGTGCTGTTACACGATATAAGTTCAAATTTTTACTTAGTGAAGATTCAAAAAAATCTTTTATTTCTTTAATATATAATTCTGTTTCTAATAATGTCATAATGCCACCTTATAAAAATAAGCACCCTATGGATGCTTATGCATATTTATATTCTATTATAGATGTTTCCTTTTGTCAATTTTACTTATAACCTAAAGTAAATCTCTTTTGTTTATATTTTGGATTTTCTATTTCTAATATGACAGCTTCTGCTAAATCTTGTGTGCTAATTCTACTAACGTCCTTACTATCAACAATTAAGGTATTTTCACCAATAGCATAATTGCCAGTTTTAACAGTATCAATTACTTCTGCAGCAGGAGCTAGGTAAGTCCAATCAAAACTCTTATCATCTTTGATTAACTCATAAAGTTTTCTAGTGCCTTCAAGGGCATCTTTCCATGGTGCAGGGAAAAAGCCTTCAACAACTGGTGTACCGTCAGCTAGATCAAGATTAGTTGATCCACCAATGATAATTAACCTTTTGTTTAATTCTTTTGCCAATTTAATGATAATTTCGTATCCTTCTAAATATCTGTTAACTGGATCAACATGATACCATCCTGGATGATATGCTGAAACAATAACATCTACATCTTTAAGAATTTTTTTAAGTTTAGTAGGTTCAAAAATAGTTTGTTGAAATCCTTTTAGATTCTTATCTTTTTTTATCTGGCTAGCTCTAGTAATAGCTACTACTTCATGATTTTTTAGCAACGCTTCATCTCTAATTTTAGATCCAATAAAGCCGTTTGCTCCAATAATTGCAATTTTCATAATTACTCCTTACTGTAGATTAGATTTATTAATAATATCTTTAATGATTTTAGCAGAGTTTTTAAAAGCAGTTAATTCTTCTTCTGCTAAAGGTATTTCTATAATTTCTTCTATACCATTTTCACCAATAATACTAGGAACACTTAAGTAAATATCATCTGTACCATAATGTCCTTCAAGGTAAGATGAAGTTGTTAGAATCGATTTTTCATCTCTTAAAATAGCAGTACAAATTCTAGTAACAGCAACCGCTACAGCATAATTTGTAAATCCTTTTCTCTTAATAATTTCATAGGCTGCATGTTTTACTTCATCGGTAATTCTTTGCTCAAAATCAATTTCACAATTACCTTCTTTAGCACAATATTCATCTAAAGTTAACCCACCAACGTTAGCTCTACTCCAAACAGCAATTTCGCTATCACCATGTTCTCCAATAATATTGGCATGAACATTTCTTGAATCAATGAAAAACTCTCTTGCAAGAGCAGATCTAAATCTAGCAGTATCTAATACTGTTCCTGATCCAATGACTCTATTTTTAGGAAAACCTGATAGTTTATATGTAATATATGTCAAAATATCTACGGGATTTGATACAACAAGTAAGATAGCATTAGGATTGTATTTTGCTATTTCTGGAATAAGCGTATTATAAATAGCAATATTTTTATTGACTAAATCTAGTCTAGTTTCTCCTGGTTTTTGTGCTAACCCTGCAGTAATAATAACAATATCTGAATCTTTAGTATCTGAAACTTCTCCTGCTTTTATCTCAACTGGCGCAACCAAACTAGTTCCATGGAAAATATCCATTACTTCCCCTTCAGCGCGATCTTTGTTAATATCAACTAAAACAATATCTGATGCCACTTTATTCAACATTATACTGAATGCTGTTGCTGCACCTACTGCTCCAGCACCTATAATTGAAATTTTACTCATAATGAAAAACCTCCGTTTCGTATACTATTATTTTATCATAATCAGAACTTATTAAAAAGAAAAAGGCCTTTTGTAAGCCTTTTAATTCTAATTATTTTTATTTTTTACTTATTCTAATGTTAAAATCATCTCTTGATATACTTTATCATAACCATCCTTTGTTTGACTTGATGTGATAAATATTTTTTCTGGTTGATTCATCTTATCTTTAATCATTTTTTCATGTTTGCTTCTTAAACTAGATTTTACTTTATCTTTCTTAGTTACTATAACAGAAACATCAAATCCACCTTCTAAAAGAGCATCATACATTTCTAAGTCATCTTCTGTTGGACCTACTTTAAAGTCGATAAATTGGAATACTTTCTTTAAGTTAGGTGATAATTCTAAGTAAGCTAATAACATTTGAATAAAAGTTTGTTGTAAAGATTTACTTCTTCTAGCATAACCATAGCCAGGTGCATCCACCAAATAAAAACTATTATCCATCATATAGTAATTTAAAGTAATTGTTTTTCCAGGTGTAGCAGATACCCTTGCAATTGATTTTCTATTTGCGATGCCGTTAATAAAGGAACTTTTCCCTACATTACTTCTTCCAACTAATACAATTTCAGGTAAATTTGTATCTGGCGCATCTTTAATATCTGTAATACTTTTAATAAATTCAGCGTGTTTAATCATTTTTACTCCATTCATAGGCCAACTAGCATATTATGAATTCTTTCTTGGTATTCATCTTTCTTTAAAACATATGCTCCTAAATGGGGACAATCTTCGATATACCATACATCAGGTATAATTTTCATATGCTTCTGAATCTTTTTAATATGTTTTGACTTAACTATTTTATCATTTAATCCTGAAATTAACAGTGTTTTTGTAGAAATATTTTCTACTTTATCTAAAATGTTTATGTCATTTACATAAAAGCCTAGTCTTTTTTTGGCAATTCGTCCAATAAATAGGGTGAATAAAAATGTAATTGGTTGAACAATATATGGGATATTATCTTTCATATTATCCTTTAATCGTCCATAAGGAGAGTCAGCTATTATCCCAGAAACAGGATAAACACTGCCTATCCATAAAGCAATAACAGATCCCATTGAACATCCGTGAACATAAACTTGGTAATCATGTTCAGCTCTTAGACTTTGTATTAAATTAATAATATACTTATGATCATAATAACCAAAATTAATGTATTCTGAATCTGATTGACCGTGACCAAGTAGTTCTACTAATAAGACATCTACATTTTCTTTTTCATAGTAATAGTTCGCCATACTATTAAGTTGTTTTTTGTTTGCCCGATAGCCATGGAT contains:
- a CDS encoding transposase; the encoded protein is MQTQQNIQHNFNPKQLKLPLQLDIKIPFDSEVRTFDEVFRKLEIKKYLNSSKDPRGRMGYNPVQMLKLIMFCQMEKIQSLRDMAKAAKNDIRIMWLTDELMPSHQTIKTFMDKYLVKGIDEIFYELSKYLIKKESIDTDKLYIDGTKIESVANKYSFTWRGSIEKFRDKLYKKITKQIESLNKRYEDSDIFFPIHETYNTDNLNSIKDFLLNEIDRELIEFKYGKGQRKTTLQRDYEHILEYLAKLVEYERHLKIMGNDRNSYAKTDIDATFMHMKEDHMRNSQLKPGYNIQIGVSNEYILHLDIYKERSDYKTLIPFLEGFKKSYDFYPKYPVADAGYGGLTNYRYLKLNDMELYQKYAMYAKDTHDKKRMKDPYFPFNLTKSGNDYLTPNGDTLKYLYRNNRGNDVYELPNGKRKEINDENLTYQKEVIKNLTSPLGIELRVQRSIQVEGAFGVIKEAFKVRRFRRRLTHNVKMEFYLTAIGYNLRKYHNKKYRITE
- a CDS encoding aspartate--ammonia ligase; amino-acid sequence: MTLLETELYIKEIKDFFESSLSKNLNLYRVTAPVFLKSKDKLNDELSGLEQPVTFEVSGEKLEIIHSLAKWKRHAIELYNIPLYKGLYTDMNAIRKDDDIDAIHSIYVDQWDWELHIDKKDRTISFLKSIVKKIYQSFLETSKYLETNFNIKKKLNSEIFFITSQELEDLYPNLTSKEREYKITKEKTTVFIIGIGDKLKSGISHDVRSYDYDDWTLNGDLLVYYEKLDIALELSSMGIRVDKASLLRQASIKNKELSSRYHQNILNEVSCYTIGGGIGQSRMCMYFLDKEHIGEVQNSYWPKEEVEKYKHLKLEK
- a CDS encoding NAD(P)-dependent oxidoreductase; the encoded protein is MKIAIIGANGFIGSKIRDEALLKNHEVVAITRASQIKKDKNLKGFQQTIFEPTKLKKILKDVDVIVSAYHPGWYHVDPVNRYLEGYEIIIKLAKELNKRLIIIGGSTNLDLADGTPVVEGFFPAPWKDALEGTRKLYELIKDDKSFDWTYLAPAAEVIDTVKTGNYAIGENTLIVDSKDVSRISTQDLAEAVILEIENPKYKQKRFTLGYK
- a CDS encoding L-lactate dehydrogenase codes for the protein MSKISIIGAGAVGAATAFSIMLNKVASDIVLVDINKDRAEGEVMDIFHGTSLVAPVEIKAGEVSDTKDSDIVIITAGLAQKPGETRLDLVNKNIAIYNTLIPEIAKYNPNAILLVVSNPVDILTYITYKLSGFPKNRVIGSGTVLDTARFRSALAREFFIDSRNVHANIIGEHGDSEIAVWSRANVGGLTLDEYCAKEGNCEIDFEQRITDEVKHAAYEIIKRKGFTNYAVAVAVTRICTAILRDEKSILTTSSYLEGHYGTDDIYLSVPSIIGENGIEEIIEIPLAEEELTAFKNSAKIIKDIINKSNLQ
- the yihA gene encoding ribosome biogenesis GTP-binding protein YihA/YsxC, whose translation is MIKHAEFIKSITDIKDAPDTNLPEIVLVGRSNVGKSSFINGIANRKSIARVSATPGKTITLNYYMMDNSFYLVDAPGYGYARRSKSLQQTFIQMLLAYLELSPNLKKVFQFIDFKVGPTEDDLEMYDALLEGGFDVSVIVTKKDKVKSSLRSKHEKMIKDKMNQPEKIFITSSQTKDGYDKVYQEMILTLE
- a CDS encoding alpha/beta hydrolase, whose product is MTAIYVTVGILVSLLAFFITSQILFKLIFGRDVSSNSDKLIPKRLQPDIKIMQVLEKENAAWLENITKEHLWIETKFGNANAFYIGHEKKSSQLVVLIHGYRANKKQLNSMANYYYEKENVDVLLVELLGHGQSDSEYINFGYYDHKYIINLIQSLRAEHDYQVYVHGCSMGSVIALWIGSVYPVSGIIADSPYGRLKDNMKDNIPYIVQPITFLFTLFIGRIAKKRLGFYVNDINILDKVENISTKTLLISGLNDKIVKSKHIKKIQKHMKIIPDVWYIEDCPHLGAYVLKKDEYQERIHNMLVGL